One Triticum dicoccoides isolate Atlit2015 ecotype Zavitan chromosome 5B, WEW_v2.0, whole genome shotgun sequence genomic window carries:
- the LOC119313062 gene encoding F-box protein At4g00755-like, with protein MEDSSSYLPGPAADFVDYLGPDTSATVFTMLHHPADLARASAVSRSWRQFVIDNQFSKLQCLRACPELSTFTTVHLTTTTTTTTRNPSQCQDQDTAEKLHRVYTHLAHGLLSPYNPRDCIIHCIGASSTDNFPNETIENTLDPVDHLDSNRPSYWSSAGQRDPAVPECLIYRLQADLCLVHEIKLQPFKAFFQHGDPIYSPKSIRVQMGYPSSPLRPEALVSDENEGQLIDDTNYVWTYTSPEFPMLQENVLQSFKLPHPVLCIGGVVKVELLGRVQKQAIDGLYYICISHVQIMGKALSRDLGVVPRGNGLVLNYYLHPHTCGVPRSESSRDNGRSRWQGLASRIWHSGTARRIGGLNQTLLSRLFGGPLRLVVVADESEGEEEDDLP; from the exons atggaggattcctcctcctactTGCCGGGGCCGGCGGCGGATTTCGTCGACTACCTGGGCCCCGACACCTCCGCCACCGTCTTCACCATGCTCCACCACCCCGCCGACCTCGCACGCGCATCCGCCGTCTCCCGATCCTGGCGACAATTCG ttatcGACAACCAGTTCAGCAAGCTGCAGTGCCTGCGGGCCTGCCCGGAGCTCTCCACCTTCACCACCGTCcacctcaccaccaccaccaccaccaccaccagaaaCCCCTCTCAATGCCAGGACCAGGACACCGCCGAGAAGCTCCACCGGGTGTACACGCACCTCGCCCACGGCCTCCTCTCGCCCTACAACCCCAGGGACTGCATCATCCACTGCATCGGCGCCTCCAGCACCGACAACTTCCCCAACGAGACCATCGAGAACACCCTCGACCCCGTCGACCACCTTGACTCCAACAGGCCATCCTACTGGTCCAGCGCCGGCCAGAGGGACCCCGCCGTGCCCGAGTGCCTCATATATCGCCTCCAGGCCGATCTCTGCCTCGTTCACGAGATCAAGCTGCAGCCATTCAAAG CGTTTTTCCAGCATGGCGACCCGATATATTCGCCAAAGAGCATCCGGGTCCAGATGGGCTATCCAAGCTCACCGCTACGCCCTGAAGCACTCGTCTCTGATGAAAATGAAGGCCAGTTGATTGATGATACAAACTATGTCTGGACCTACACATCTCCAGAATTCCCAATGCTGCAG GAAAATGTTTTGCAATCCTTCAAGTTACCACACCCGGTTCTCTGTATTGGCGGGGTGGTCAAGGTTGAGCTTCTTGGGAGGGTTCAGAAACAGGCAATCGATGGTCTCTACTACATATG CATATCTCATGTCCAAATAATGGGGAAGGCACTCTCACGAGACCTCGGGGTCGTTCCTCGCGGGAACGGCCTCGTCCTGAACTACTATCTGCATCCCCATACATGCGGCGTTCCCCGCAGCGAGTCGTCACGGGACAATGGGCGCAGCAGGTGGCAGGGCTTGGCGTCGAGGATCTGGCATTCTGGCACGGCGCGAAGGATAGGAGGGCTGAACCAAACGCTGCTGAGCAGACTGTTTGGCGGTCCGTTGCGGCTTGTGGTCGTAGCGGACGAAtcggaaggggaggaggaggatgatctTCCTTAG